The nucleotide sequence ATGCAGCAATACTGGCAAGGCCCATAGTCCAAGCGGAAAAAACGACAAATAGAATGATCCGAAAAGCTTGTTGCTTCGTTAGGTTCGGGAATATGTTTTTGGCGACTACGTCCCGCAATATGTAGAGAAACGTCCCGATAGAAAGGCCTGCTGGGGCTGCAATATGGCTAATCGATTCTAACCAGTGGAAGTCAGTTATGGATGACATGATCTTAAATACCTAATAATTCAATAAATATTTTTTGATAAAAATAAATTATGCTTGATCTGATATGATTGCGCCTATAAATTTTTAATTATTATATTCAGGCATTTTAGGCCATTTTCTTCTAGATGGAATGCACTTTCTGGTTTCATAATTCAGTATTTTCTGAAATTTCACGCCGATGTCGAGTAATATCATGCTCATTAGTGACGAAGCTAACTCCACGGACGTGATGGACTTTCATGCTTGTGGTGTCGAGACGCAAAGTTAGTTCTCTGGGGCCATGATCATCGTTGATGTCAAGAAGACTCATAAATGAACATTCTTCTTTGGGGGCTGTGGGCTCTTTTTTAGGGACTTCCTCCCATACCCAATAATCTGTGTTGGGGTCCCCATCAGAGTAATGACTTGTGTGTACGGATAGTTGAGTGCCTTGTGGTAGAGCAAGCTCTTCAACTCTTGCTGCCGAATTGAAGAGAACTACATTACTGCCGCCACCGTGACTTTGTGCAGATGGGTAGATGATACCGTCAATACGAGGTGAGGTTTTGCTAGCTAAATAATCCGCAAGGGCTTGAGTCACTAAGTAGTCAAATACCTCATCGTCGGGCATGATTGGCATGGAGATGCGATGGCTCAGCTGTTCTAAGAACTGGGCCTTCTCAAGTCTAGTTTTGTATTTGGGGTCGAAAAGGCTCCCGGGTACGATAAGCGATCGTAATGCTTCAACATCGAGAAGATTCAATGGTCTTATTAAGTCAAATCGGCCCATTAAAATACGGCTTCCAACGGGAGGTCTAACTTCAGACAGAGCCATCTTAGGACGAGTAGAGCCATAGAAAACGGCAATACCGCGGGCATTCATTCGCCCTGCAGATGCAGCCTGTGACGGTGGAGGCCCAATTTCCCTATCGGGTCGCAGGATTGCTTTTTTCAGGGTGGTATCAGACTGAAAGACACGAGCTCGATACAGTGCGTTGATCTTCTCATTAGGACCAGCAGCAATGATAACTCTCTTTTTCGATCGTGTTTTGAGATCACTTAATCCTTGGAACAGAACCTCAAACATAGATTCGGCAGGTTGGTTGAAAAAACGGGTCTCTTGTTTGATACTTCGCTCAAAATACTCCCAACCAGCTCGGAGCTCAAAAGGTTCAAGCTTACGTACCTCATAGTGAGCATCCGAGCAATAGGGGCTATCCTCACCAATTTGATATGCATATGGATCACCGTACCTATCATCGAGGACTACTCGGATGTCTTCTGATGGTTCCTCATCGATTATCGCAGCTTCACCAATGACCGAAGAGAGGAGATCGCCTCCTCGCTCCCAATCCCCAAAGCCTTCCTTGATCATCGCATAATCGAAGGAGGAGGGTTCGCTTGGAGTGAGTGAGTAGTGGTCCTCAATCACGCGCGAAAAGATGTCAGCAAGAGCCCCAATCGTGGTACAAGGTCCCCTTTGGCCGCAGTAATGACATGTGGCGATAGCTCCATCTTGATTGACCTCACCTTGAAGGTAGCTTTCACCAATACAAGCTGCACAAAGATGCTTATCTTCGGTTTCCAGTTCTTGATCGGTATCCATCGATACAAATGCTCCGAATGAGAGGTTATCGTCCCGGTAGTGGCTCACGATAAACTAGACCTCCGGGAATGCTGGAGGGTGTATTTTCTTGGTAAGCAACAGTCATGCTAGCACAAATGCATAACGGGTCTCTTTGATGGAAGCACAAGCAGCAGATATGACAGGCTACAAGGCTTGTCTGCTATTCAATCAACTGTACTGCAGAAGAGGTGAATGGTGGTGACCGGCAGAGAGCAGAATTTCCATGCCGCCTTGTAATACCCGGCAGATTAAAACGAAAGGGCTGTTTTCCCATAATGCCAGTCACATTAGCTTCTGGTTTATGGCCGCACTATCTGGTACCTGCAGTTCGAATAACCGATTACAGCCTGTTTCCTTCGTTCTAACCAAAAAAAGAAATCCAGTACTAGTACAGCATAGAGGGCAAGGCCGAAGCCTTGCCCTCTATGCCCTACCAGTTGAACAGTTTGTCCAGCCAGCTTTCCACCTTGCTGGAGATTACCGACCAGCCTTCCCGCAGGATGCTGGTGGCTGTTTCTTTGATGGTTTCCCACAGCCCTTTGCTTGCAGTCTGATAAGCCTTTCCTGACACGTATTCAGGTTTGGCCTCTCGGGCGATTGCCCACTTTTTTTGATTGGGCAGCAGGGTGACGATCTGCTCGACCAGGCCGGTGAGGCCATAGCCTTCTTCGGCGGAAGTGACACAGATATGGTCGAGGGCGATGTCGAAGGTCTGGGATAGCTGGATCTGCTTGCGGCTCAGATTGCTTTGCTGGCTGCTGCTCGGTAGATGCCGTTCGTGGTCCCACTCCCAGAAAGGGGCAACTTTATCGACCTGGCTGATCACAAACAGCACCGGGATGTCCCGATCTGTCAGGTAAGGGCGGATGACGCTGTTGAACACCTGCTGATCAATAGCCAGGGCCCGGTCATCGGCTTTGACTACCCACAAGATCAGATCCAGTTCCGGCAGCAGGCGCTGGTACAGGTCGGTGTATTCCTGATCCCGACCGATGCTTTCCCCGACCCCAGGAACGTCGATCAGGGCAATCCCTTTCCCATTTTTATACGCCAGGGTGTATTCCTGTGGGTAGCGGGTGCAGGCGGCAATGTCATCTACTTCGGCAATCTCCTGGCCGAACAGGGCATTGCACAAGCTGGACTTGCCACCCCCGGTTTTACCCATGATGCCGACCACGGCCTGATAGTTGACCAGCTCTTCGATACGCGCTTGCAGTTCTTCACGCTGTGCCTGGGTAAAGGTCTGTCCATGCAGGTTGAGGGTACTGCTGAGGTAGGAGAGCATCTGCTCGCCATGAAATGTCGGTAAGAACATAAGAGGCTCCATTCTGGAAACGACAACGCCCATCCCGTGGTAACGGAGATGGGCGCTGTGGTCGGTGTGCGGTGTGTTCAGAACATCGTGACGCAGGGTTAGATCAGCAAGGTAAAGCCAAAACTGGCCAGCCAGATCCAGAAGAAGTGGGTGCCACTCTGCAAGGATTTAGCCCGCTTCCACAAGTAGACCGGCACGATCAGGGCCGTTTTGCCAAAGCCTTCGGTATCTATCCCGGCTTTCTCCAGGCGTTTGCAGTCCCACAGGCTCAAGCCGATATTCAGCAGCAAGGCGATGTACCAGTACTTGTTTGTCTGGAGTGCGGTCGTGACTTCTTGGTCCAGGGTGAACTCGCTACTGGACATGGCACCAGCCACCA is from Aquitalea aquatilis and encodes:
- a CDS encoding RES domain-containing protein, with product MDTDQELETEDKHLCAACIGESYLQGEVNQDGAIATCHYCGQRGPCTTIGALADIFSRVIEDHYSLTPSEPSSFDYAMIKEGFGDWERGGDLLSSVIGEAAIIDEEPSEDIRVVLDDRYGDPYAYQIGEDSPYCSDAHYEVRKLEPFELRAGWEYFERSIKQETRFFNQPAESMFEVLFQGLSDLKTRSKKRVIIAAGPNEKINALYRARVFQSDTTLKKAILRPDREIGPPPSQAASAGRMNARGIAVFYGSTRPKMALSEVRPPVGSRILMGRFDLIRPLNLLDVEALRSLIVPGSLFDPKYKTRLEKAQFLEQLSHRISMPIMPDDEVFDYLVTQALADYLASKTSPRIDGIIYPSAQSHGGGSNVVLFNSAARVEELALPQGTQLSVHTSHYSDGDPNTDYWVWEEVPKKEPTAPKEECSFMSLLDINDDHGPRELTLRLDTTSMKVHHVRGVSFVTNEHDITRHRREISENTEL
- a CDS encoding GTPase family protein — its product is MFLPTFHGEQMLSYLSSTLNLHGQTFTQAQREELQARIEELVNYQAVVGIMGKTGGGKSSLCNALFGQEIAEVDDIAACTRYPQEYTLAYKNGKGIALIDVPGVGESIGRDQEYTDLYQRLLPELDLILWVVKADDRALAIDQQVFNSVIRPYLTDRDIPVLFVISQVDKVAPFWEWDHERHLPSSSQQSNLSRKQIQLSQTFDIALDHICVTSAEEGYGLTGLVEQIVTLLPNQKKWAIAREAKPEYVSGKAYQTASKGLWETIKETATSILREGWSVISSKVESWLDKLFNW